One stretch of Methanocellales archaeon DNA includes these proteins:
- a CDS encoding AbrB/MazE/SpoVT family DNA-binding domain-containing protein: MKDRKILKVGSSYMVTLPMDIVRGFGWDENTRIKVKITGRKTLEIEEA; the protein is encoded by the coding sequence ATGAAAGACAGAAAAATCCTAAAAGTCGGATCAAGTTATATGGTTACTCTGCCCATGGACATTGTGAGAGGCTTCGGATGGGACGAGAACACAAGGATAAAGGTAAAGATAACGGGGAGAAAGACGTTGGAGATAGAGGAGGCGTGA
- the cofD gene encoding 2-phospho-L-lactate transferase — protein sequence MIILSGGTGTPKLLSGLKSIIPEESLAVVVNTAEDMWVSGNLVCPDIDTVLYTFTDLIDEDKWWGIKGDTFYTHESLKKLGFHELMKLGDQDRAVHILRSELLRDGFTLTQSIDELRRSFRIDARILPMSDDPVATMILTPEGEMHFQDFWIKRQGKPKVLGVRFDGLDKAEPTPEVMNALRCEDSVIIGPSNPITSIGPILGLKGIKSILQKKKVIAISPIIEGKPVSGPAAKLMNAMGYEISSVGIAQCYADFLDVLVVDRKEDCMLPGVSVLKTDIMMGSLERSIELARFIVDLV from the coding sequence ATGATCATTCTATCTGGTGGAACCGGAACTCCCAAATTGTTGTCAGGCTTAAAGAGCATAATACCAGAAGAGAGCCTAGCTGTGGTTGTGAACACCGCAGAAGACATGTGGGTTTCAGGCAACCTGGTTTGTCCAGACATCGATACGGTTTTATATACGTTCACAGACCTGATCGACGAGGACAAGTGGTGGGGAATAAAAGGTGATACCTTTTATACACACGAATCTCTGAAGAAGTTGGGCTTTCATGAGCTTATGAAGCTAGGAGACCAAGATAGGGCGGTGCACATCCTCCGTTCTGAGCTTCTTAGAGACGGTTTCACACTGACTCAGTCCATAGATGAACTCAGACGCTCATTTAGAATTGATGCAAGGATATTGCCGATGAGCGATGACCCTGTGGCTACTATGATTCTTACACCGGAAGGAGAGATGCATTTCCAAGATTTCTGGATAAAACGCCAAGGAAAACCAAAAGTGTTGGGTGTCAGATTTGACGGCCTTGATAAAGCAGAGCCGACACCAGAGGTGATGAACGCGCTAAGGTGTGAGGATTCTGTGATCATCGGTCCATCCAATCCAATCACAAGTATCGGACCAATCTTGGGATTGAAAGGCATAAAATCAATTCTGCAAAAAAAGAAGGTCATCGCCATATCCCCCATCATTGAGGGTAAACCAGTGAGCGGTCCTGCTGCAAAGCTAATGAATGCGATGGGCTATGAGATATCATCTGTTGGCATTGCACAATGCTATGCTGATTTCCTGGATGTGCTGGTGGTTGACAGGAAGGAGGATTGCATGCTGCCTGGTGTTAGTGTGTTGAAGACTGACATAATGATGGGATCTTTAGAGAGAAGCATAGAACTGGCAAGGTTTATCGTTGATTTAGTCTGA
- the sppA gene encoding signal peptide peptidase SppA, whose translation MEKDSGNIKVKHLAIAFMLGVALVLVLLIATETIREMGIVKEEIAVIYVQGEMVTGNVPNEIGYATSENICKNIRDATDELSVKAMVLRVNSPGGTPAAAQEIITEIKNAQEKGKPVVISMGEIATSGAYYISAPAERIVANPDTMTGSIGVIWVFTNRSGYYEEEGIDFEAVKSGELKDMGADWRGLTEEEREYAEQVITDSYERFVKEVAQGRNMPTNEVRGLADGRIYLGASAKDLGLIDELGNLHDAIDTAAKLGGIKGTPQVKYMNEPSLSNLWFGVGGEYDAQHYLRYLEENRYGKLLS comes from the coding sequence ATGGAAAAGGATTCTGGAAACATCAAGGTAAAACACTTGGCGATAGCCTTCATGCTCGGAGTTGCACTCGTTTTGGTGCTATTGATTGCTACAGAAACGATAAGAGAGATGGGAATTGTCAAAGAGGAGATAGCTGTGATCTATGTCCAAGGAGAGATGGTTACTGGGAATGTACCAAATGAGATAGGATATGCCACCTCAGAGAACATCTGCAAAAATATCCGAGATGCCACTGATGAATTATCGGTAAAAGCGATGGTATTACGAGTCAACTCTCCCGGTGGGACGCCTGCTGCAGCACAAGAGATAATAACTGAAATCAAGAATGCACAAGAAAAAGGAAAACCAGTAGTGATATCAATGGGGGAGATAGCAACCTCTGGAGCATACTATATCTCGGCGCCAGCAGAGAGAATTGTTGCGAATCCAGACACGATGACTGGAAGCATTGGCGTGATCTGGGTCTTCACAAACAGATCAGGGTATTATGAGGAGGAGGGAATCGATTTTGAGGCTGTAAAATCAGGTGAGCTCAAGGACATGGGCGCAGATTGGAGAGGCTTGACCGAAGAGGAGAGAGAATACGCAGAGCAGGTAATAACGGATTCATACGAGCGATTTGTAAAGGAGGTTGCTCAAGGCCGAAATATGCCAACCAACGAGGTTAGGGGATTAGCAGACGGTAGAATCTATCTGGGAGCCAGTGCAAAGGACCTTGGATTAATCGATGAACTTGGCAACCTGCACGATGCAATAGATACCGCCGCAAAACTCGGTGGAATAAAAGGAACGCCCCAAGTAAAATACATGAATGAGCCGTCGCTATCAAATCTATGGTTTGGTGTTGGAGGCGAATATGATGCCCAACATTATCTTAGATACCTGGAAGAAAATCGATATGGAAAGTTGTTATCCTAA
- the truD gene encoding tRNA pseudouridine(13) synthase TruD encodes MDNNLVPQLERNIGMELYVTKSPGVGGKIRQLIDDFYVEEISSRVEGKEGPYLIVELTKLDWDTHHVIRDLSRSLGISQKRFGWAGTKDKRAITKQKISIWDISEEELGNVSLPRVELHAIGRSNKKIELGDLLGNSFRITIRGVDLSPEETGKRIQSISDEIAQFGGLPNFFGVQRFGTLRSVTHLVGDAIMKGDFERAAMIYIAKPFPSEPEEIRSAREYVWGTHDFKGGLRLFPRHLRYERAMMNHLVSNESDYMGAFKILSPGLKKMFLHAHQSYIFNKILSRRLQKGLPINIAMDGDIVCFVNKSGFPDISRIQFVNNGNVDGINNLIRRKRAFITAPLVGYGSQLAKGEPGEIERSVIDEMGIDLNDFAVPQMPELASCGIRREVLLSVQPIHEIDADLNGTKIVLRFSLPKGCYATVVLREYMKTVLG; translated from the coding sequence ATGGATAACAATCTAGTACCTCAGCTTGAGCGAAATATCGGAATGGAACTCTATGTGACGAAATCCCCCGGCGTTGGTGGTAAAATCCGCCAGTTGATCGACGACTTTTATGTAGAGGAGATCTCAAGCAGAGTTGAGGGCAAAGAAGGGCCATATTTGATAGTGGAGCTGACCAAACTGGATTGGGATACGCATCATGTCATTAGGGATCTGTCTCGTTCGTTGGGCATCAGCCAAAAGAGGTTTGGTTGGGCAGGAACCAAGGACAAAAGAGCGATCACAAAGCAGAAAATAAGCATTTGGGACATATCGGAGGAGGAACTCGGGAATGTCAGTCTGCCAAGAGTTGAGCTTCATGCCATAGGGCGCTCAAATAAGAAAATTGAGCTAGGAGACCTTTTGGGTAACAGCTTTCGGATAACCATCAGGGGCGTGGACCTGTCTCCTGAGGAAACAGGGAAAAGAATCCAATCGATATCGGATGAAATTGCTCAGTTTGGTGGCTTACCGAATTTCTTTGGGGTTCAACGTTTTGGCACATTACGCTCTGTAACGCATTTGGTGGGAGATGCGATCATGAAGGGTGATTTTGAGAGAGCAGCAATGATCTACATAGCAAAACCATTTCCTAGCGAGCCTGAAGAGATTCGAAGTGCAAGAGAATATGTCTGGGGGACTCATGACTTCAAAGGCGGATTGAGGCTCTTTCCGAGGCATCTCCGCTATGAGCGTGCGATGATGAATCACTTGGTGTCCAATGAAAGCGATTATATGGGGGCATTCAAGATTTTATCGCCAGGTCTCAAAAAGATGTTCTTACATGCGCATCAATCCTATATATTCAACAAGATCCTCAGCAGAAGGTTGCAAAAGGGATTGCCGATAAATATTGCTATGGATGGGGACATCGTCTGCTTTGTGAACAAATCGGGCTTTCCGGATATCTCCAGAATACAGTTTGTAAACAATGGCAATGTGGATGGGATAAATAATTTGATCCGTAGAAAACGGGCATTTATAACAGCTCCTCTGGTTGGCTATGGATCCCAGCTTGCAAAAGGGGAACCCGGGGAGATCGAACGTTCAGTCATAGATGAAATGGGAATCGATCTAAATGATTTTGCCGTTCCACAAATGCCAGAGCTTGCCTCTTGCGGAATAAGGCGAGAGGTTCTGCTGTCAGTTCAGCCAATCCATGAGATTGATGCTGATCTCAACGGCACGAAAATCGTCTTGAGGTTTTCGTTACCCAAGGGATGCTATGCAACTGTTGTGCTACGGGAGTATATGAAGACCGTGTTAGGATAA
- a CDS encoding DUF5667 domain-containing protein: protein MKSIVMRIVPIALIAFLILTAQPAAAADGPNWADPESPLYGLKIALENANEAFSFGKEARLEKQLAHAEARLAEAQAMGDQNRTRAMERAIERYEVKLGQINETVCEGNVSEEHMEHVMNMTQKHEKVLQGLLERIDNGTMPEQARKGIERALNNSIQHREQFEHRHEADYGRPEWADDNRPEWADDNDEDNENMILVTINGTSVWAELCDPDDEDAVKAVVVNDTPVWVKLSEDNETDEDMLQVTYNGTSVWAELCDPDDEDAVMAILTSGTPVWVELPNEDENTHRGGRNRMNTGTSKITR from the coding sequence ATGAAAAGCATAGTGATGAGAATTGTACCAATAGCCCTAATCGCCTTTCTGATCTTGACCGCACAGCCAGCTGCGGCCGCAGACGGCCCTAATTGGGCTGACCCAGAAAGTCCGTTATATGGACTGAAGATTGCCCTTGAGAATGCCAACGAGGCGTTCTCCTTTGGTAAGGAGGCGCGCCTTGAGAAGCAGCTCGCCCACGCTGAGGCGCGCCTAGCCGAGGCTCAGGCTATGGGCGATCAGAACAGAACTAGGGCCATGGAGCGTGCCATCGAGCGCTACGAGGTCAAGCTAGGCCAGATCAATGAGACAGTATGTGAAGGGAATGTTAGTGAAGAGCATATGGAGCATGTTATGAATATGACCCAAAAACACGAGAAAGTCTTACAAGGTCTCCTTGAACGCATCGACAATGGGACAATGCCCGAACAGGCCCGAAAGGGCATCGAGCGAGCACTAAACAATAGCATCCAGCATAGAGAGCAGTTTGAACATAGGCATGAAGCAGATTATGGCCGCCCAGAGTGGGCTGATGACAACCGCCCGGAGTGGGCTGATGACAATGATGAGGACAACGAAAATATGATCCTTGTCACGATTAACGGCACGAGTGTTTGGGCGGAGCTGTGTGATCCGGATGATGAGGATGCGGTGAAAGCCGTTGTGGTAAATGATACGCCTGTATGGGTCAAGTTATCTGAAGACAATGAAACCGATGAAGACATGCTCCAGGTCACATACAATGGCACGAGTGTTTGGGCGGAGCTGTGTGATCCGGATGATGAGGATGCGGTGATGGCAATTCTGACCAGCGGAACTCCGGTCTGGGTCGAGTTACCCAATGAAGACGAGAACACACATAGAGGCGGCCGAAATCGGATGAATACGGGGACATCGAAAATAACACGCTAA
- a CDS encoding zinc-ribbon domain-containing protein: protein MNSHKPFIIKGRVRTMAELKKCKTCGKEVSKTAPLCPHCGESLPGLHIKCPICGSMSISIGQKGFSLGKAAAGGILLGPVGLLGGLIGRKKIEIICQECEYKWASSLKDFA, encoded by the coding sequence ATGAATAGTCATAAACCCTTCATAATTAAAGGGAGGGTAAGGACAATGGCAGAGCTTAAAAAATGCAAAACGTGTGGAAAGGAAGTATCCAAAACAGCTCCCTTGTGCCCTCACTGCGGAGAGAGCTTACCAGGGCTACATATAAAGTGTCCGATTTGTGGCTCTATGAGCATCTCGATTGGTCAAAAAGGATTTAGCCTTGGCAAGGCTGCTGCAGGAGGAATCCTGCTGGGGCCCGTGGGGTTATTGGGGGGCCTGATCGGCAGGAAAAAAATAGAAATCATATGCCAAGAATGTGAATATAAGTGGGCATCAAGTCTAAAAGATTTCGCATAG
- a CDS encoding transcription factor, whose protein sequence is MINLLTPNNVIIGFLNQLIGEEGIRVITNLPEGEVTDEKIAEITGVEIQIVRRTLYILYESRLAIYRRERNKESGWLTYLWKVDLHEIDVVLEVEMRKLYVNLQKRLEFERNNVFYICDEGHRALFDSATEENFRCLNCGKVLRYQDNGELINALEERIGKIQAVLG, encoded by the coding sequence ATGATAAATTTGCTAACACCAAACAATGTCATTATTGGATTTTTAAACCAACTGATAGGGGAAGAAGGCATTAGGGTTATCACAAATCTCCCCGAAGGTGAGGTAACCGACGAGAAGATCGCAGAGATTACAGGAGTGGAGATACAGATCGTTCGGCGAACATTATACATCTTGTATGAATCTCGCTTGGCCATATACAGAAGAGAGAGAAATAAGGAGAGCGGATGGCTAACCTATTTATGGAAAGTAGATTTACATGAAATCGATGTGGTCCTAGAAGTCGAAATGAGAAAATTATACGTCAATCTCCAAAAACGCTTGGAGTTTGAAAGAAATAACGTTTTTTATATTTGTGACGAGGGACATAGGGCTTTGTTTGATTCGGCAACTGAGGAAAATTTTAGGTGCCTAAATTGTGGAAAAGTTCTCAGATATCAAGACAATGGTGAACTCATAAATGCTCTTGAGGAAAGGATTGGGAAAATACAGGCTGTTTTAGGATGA
- a CDS encoding malate dehydrogenase, which produces MVKIGFVGAGRIGSTSAYAVLHRVDCDEIVLVDIIEDIAIGESLDLSTAAIAMGKDTIVKGGRDYSSLRNSDVIVISAGLARKPGMTRLDLTKANAAILSNVMEQLNLFAGAILVLATNPVDLMTYMAFKLSQKPRSEVIGMGSSHDTARLREQMLGYGVRSNAMMIGEHGDSMTLLKKGDTGGIDWDNFIKSTKERAMEVIKRKGATYYAPASCVAEIVKAIINDEHALIPISVFLEGEYGLHDVAIGVPAIIGKHGAEVVEYDLDEEELIKLRDSASILKKMLKDIGD; this is translated from the coding sequence ATGGTCAAGATAGGATTTGTGGGGGCGGGAAGGATTGGCTCGACATCAGCCTATGCAGTATTACATAGAGTTGACTGTGACGAAATAGTCTTAGTCGACATCATCGAAGATATAGCTATCGGTGAGTCATTGGACCTAAGCACAGCCGCAATTGCTATGGGCAAGGATACGATCGTCAAGGGAGGGAGGGATTATTCATCCTTGCGAAATTCGGATGTCATCGTGATCTCGGCAGGTCTTGCAAGAAAGCCCGGGATGACTCGATTGGATCTCACGAAGGCAAATGCAGCTATTCTCTCAAATGTCATGGAGCAGTTGAATCTTTTCGCAGGTGCAATTCTCGTTTTAGCCACAAACCCAGTCGATTTGATGACGTACATGGCATTTAAACTCTCTCAAAAACCACGCAGTGAGGTCATTGGCATGGGATCTTCCCATGACACCGCCCGCTTAAGGGAACAAATGCTGGGCTATGGCGTGAGATCGAATGCGATGATGATCGGTGAACATGGGGATAGCATGACTCTTCTGAAAAAAGGAGATACAGGCGGAATCGATTGGGATAACTTCATTAAATCAACGAAAGAAAGGGCCATGGAAGTCATAAAACGAAAGGGTGCCACTTATTATGCGCCTGCTTCCTGTGTGGCAGAGATCGTAAAGGCCATCATCAATGATGAACATGCCCTCATACCCATAAGCGTCTTTTTGGAAGGCGAGTATGGGCTGCACGACGTCGCAATAGGCGTTCCAGCGATTATCGGTAAGCATGGGGCAGAAGTCGTGGAATATGATTTGGACGAGGAAGAGTTGATAAAACTGAGAGATTCTGCCAGTATCCTCAAAAAAATGTTAAAGGACATAGGCGATTGA
- the pth2 gene encoding peptidyl-tRNA hydrolase Pth2, translated as MKFEYKQCIVVRLDLHLSKGKLAAQAAHAAISACEKAKPSIRRAWKAEGQKKVILAVDDLNELFELEAEAKRFGLPSAMIEDAGLTEVPPGTITALGIGPAKNEELDKLTGNLKLL; from the coding sequence GTGAAATTTGAATATAAGCAGTGCATAGTCGTAAGACTGGACCTGCATTTATCGAAGGGTAAACTGGCTGCACAAGCAGCGCATGCCGCGATATCCGCATGTGAAAAGGCGAAACCGTCGATAAGACGTGCATGGAAGGCAGAGGGGCAGAAAAAAGTCATCTTGGCCGTCGATGATCTAAATGAATTATTTGAATTAGAGGCAGAAGCCAAGAGATTCGGTCTTCCCAGTGCTATGATCGAGGATGCTGGTTTGACCGAAGTGCCACCCGGAACGATCACTGCGTTGGGCATCGGTCCAGCCAAAAATGAAGAATTGGATAAGCTTACGGGAAATCTGAAACTATTGTGA
- a CDS encoding NAD(P)/FAD-dependent oxidoreductase: MKYDVVVVGAGPAGSLAAKYSAMSGAETLLIEEHPAIGHPVSCAGLISVKALDECEIGLGKWINNEIRGAFICSPDGQEIQIEGGEVKAYAIDRKMFDQELAKRAAKAGADVLIPAKATGLRKGENILEVTSQGELLEISAKIIIGADGVKSDIAKWSDLGKVKKILPGIQILGLYDANDPSFVEIFTGSVAPGFFAWAIPIEDTARIGLCTSRPFQHLTSMLKYHKVVSKRYKGSYLDLMMGAIPLGPLERTISKGIMIVGDAAGQVKPVSGGGIYTGAICAKIAGEVAAKVIKEGNTSAERLTEYENRWRAAIGRELNVGMKINEVLGRLSDSDINELIGMINDPKILNIISKYGDMDYPSAVVKKLILTKPSLLKSFGLIVKAMG; this comes from the coding sequence ATGAAATATGACGTAGTCGTCGTAGGTGCTGGCCCGGCAGGATCATTGGCAGCCAAGTATTCTGCTATGAGTGGGGCTGAAACCCTTCTCATTGAGGAGCATCCAGCCATAGGGCATCCGGTGAGTTGTGCTGGGTTGATCAGTGTGAAAGCCCTGGATGAATGTGAAATTGGTTTAGGTAAGTGGATAAACAATGAGATAAGGGGGGCTTTCATATGTTCGCCTGATGGCCAGGAAATCCAGATCGAAGGAGGAGAAGTAAAAGCATATGCAATAGATCGAAAGATGTTCGATCAAGAGCTTGCAAAGCGGGCGGCAAAAGCTGGTGCAGACGTCTTGATCCCTGCAAAGGCAACAGGTCTAAGAAAAGGGGAAAATATCCTAGAGGTCACAAGCCAAGGAGAGCTTTTGGAGATAAGTGCAAAGATCATAATAGGTGCTGATGGCGTTAAAAGCGATATTGCAAAGTGGTCAGACCTTGGAAAAGTGAAAAAAATATTACCAGGTATACAAATCCTGGGACTATATGACGCAAACGATCCTTCTTTTGTAGAGATATTTACCGGATCAGTCGCACCGGGATTCTTTGCCTGGGCGATCCCCATAGAAGATACCGCTCGCATAGGATTGTGCACCTCGAGACCATTTCAACACCTCACATCCATGCTAAAATATCACAAAGTAGTTTCAAAAAGATATAAAGGGTCTTATCTTGATCTCATGATGGGTGCCATTCCACTTGGACCCCTAGAACGAACCATAAGCAAGGGCATAATGATCGTTGGCGATGCAGCAGGACAAGTCAAACCCGTCTCTGGTGGAGGCATCTACACTGGTGCAATCTGCGCAAAGATCGCCGGAGAAGTAGCTGCAAAAGTGATAAAAGAGGGGAATACATCGGCTGAGCGCCTGACGGAGTATGAAAATCGATGGCGAGCTGCAATAGGACGAGAGCTCAACGTAGGCATGAAGATTAACGAAGTCTTGGGTAGATTAAGCGATTCGGACATAAATGAGCTGATCGGAATGATCAACGATCCAAAGATACTGAACATCATATCTAAGTATGGGGACATGGATTACCCATCAGCGGTGGTGAAAAAATTGATTTTGACGAAACCAAGTTTACTAAAATCATTTGGGTTGATAGTGAAGGCAATGGGATAG
- a CDS encoding DUF763 domain-containing protein, translating to MKRTGIVNLPLHGGKAPRWLFDRMVKLAGSITEILIYEYGQEEFLRRVSEPYWFQAFSCVLGFDWHSSGTTTTVCGALKVAIDPEEYGLKVAGGKGRTSRKTLAEIEEAADLFALSTSEVEKLKYSSRMSAKVDNNCIQDGYQLYHHCFIFTERGEWVVIQQGMNERYARRYHWLSDSVESFVEEPHVGICSDRREESVLDLTSRDSKNTREVSLDLIRDDPENLMKYLQPAKQKQLKEFAELSMPAHHPILAIDLSKREMEVLKKAYEIQPENYEELVYLKGMGPKKIRALALISDIIYGTNPSWKDPVKYSFAHGGKDGFPYPVNREVYDTSIKTLEDAIEGAKLDNKDRYHAIKRLRDFCVV from the coding sequence ATGAAGCGTACTGGAATCGTTAATCTACCTTTGCATGGGGGAAAAGCCCCCCGATGGTTGTTCGACAGAATGGTGAAATTGGCTGGTAGTATTACCGAAATTCTCATCTACGAATATGGTCAGGAGGAATTTTTAAGAAGAGTTTCTGAGCCCTATTGGTTCCAAGCATTTTCTTGCGTTCTGGGATTTGACTGGCATTCCTCAGGTACTACGACCACAGTATGCGGTGCTCTGAAGGTTGCGATAGATCCTGAAGAATACGGTCTGAAGGTTGCTGGCGGAAAGGGCCGAACATCGAGGAAGACGCTTGCTGAGATCGAGGAGGCGGCAGATTTGTTTGCTTTATCTACAAGCGAGGTCGAAAAGCTAAAGTACTCTAGCAGGATGTCTGCCAAGGTCGACAATAACTGTATCCAGGATGGGTACCAACTCTATCACCATTGCTTTATTTTTACGGAGAGGGGAGAGTGGGTGGTAATACAACAGGGTATGAACGAGCGGTATGCAAGGCGATATCACTGGCTTTCCGACTCAGTTGAGAGCTTTGTGGAAGAGCCCCATGTTGGGATTTGTAGTGACAGGCGGGAGGAGTCTGTACTGGATCTGACATCCAGAGATAGTAAAAATACGAGGGAAGTAAGCCTTGATTTGATCAGAGATGATCCTGAGAACTTGATGAAATACCTACAGCCGGCAAAGCAGAAACAGCTAAAAGAATTTGCAGAGCTATCCATGCCAGCCCATCATCCCATACTTGCCATAGATCTTAGCAAAAGGGAAATGGAGGTGCTCAAGAAAGCATACGAGATACAGCCAGAAAACTATGAGGAACTAGTTTATCTGAAAGGAATGGGGCCAAAGAAAATAAGGGCTCTGGCTCTGATCTCTGATATTATCTATGGCACAAATCCGAGCTGGAAAGACCCGGTCAAATATAGCTTCGCACATGGAGGCAAAGATGGTTTTCCCTATCCAGTCAATAGAGAGGTCTACGATACTTCAATCAAGACGCTGGAAGATGCGATAGAAGGTGCTAAATTGGACAATAAAGATAGGTACCATGCCATTAAGAGGCTCAGAGATTTTTGCGTGGTCTGA
- a CDS encoding twin-arginine translocase subunit TatC — protein MKGDAKEMTKHLGPVMIGSLVTIVLSIFITPFLSIIIGGLIAGIMCKGGASGGAKVGFLLGIILAIPSFFIMVCVLALIIPFVGTIVGAIIGELGVVLMVIIGVLLMVISGVLGLIGGVIGGSIGGENRYNIENRFEAEKPFIIEPFIVLVAVLAPILFFLGVAYSHFIMLPILLSFLNALAMSGGATSTWSLESWTIFATMMTVVFGLTFELPIVLPLLVRFGVVSYQNLREHRKHGIVIVFIVAAIITPPDVLSQMMIALPMLLFYEVGLLTARSAIK, from the coding sequence ATGAAAGGAGATGCTAAAGAAATGACAAAACACCTCGGACCTGTTATGATAGGTAGTTTAGTAACGATTGTTCTCAGCATCTTTATAACGCCTTTCCTCTCAATTATTATCGGCGGTTTGATTGCAGGTATCATGTGCAAGGGGGGTGCTAGTGGCGGTGCTAAAGTTGGCTTTCTATTGGGCATCATTTTAGCGATACCATCCTTTTTCATAATGGTGTGTGTACTCGCACTTATTATTCCCTTTGTAGGTACAATAGTAGGTGCAATAATAGGTGAACTTGGTGTAGTTTTAATGGTGATTATCGGAGTGCTTTTAATGGTGATTAGTGGAGTGCTCGGTCTCATTGGCGGCGTTATTGGTGGATCAATAGGCGGAGAGAATAGATATAATATAGAAAATCGGTTTGAGGCAGAGAAACCGTTCATCATCGAACCGTTCATCGTATTGGTGGCTGTTTTAGCCCCAATCCTATTCTTCCTGGGCGTCGCCTATTCTCACTTTATCATGCTCCCTATCCTTCTCAGCTTTCTGAACGCACTTGCAATGAGTGGTGGGGCAACAAGCACTTGGTCTTTAGAGTCATGGACCATTTTCGCCACAATGATGACCGTAGTCTTTGGCTTGACCTTTGAATTGCCCATAGTACTTCCTCTACTGGTGCGATTTGGTGTGGTCAGCTATCAAAACCTTCGAGAGCATCGAAAACACGGAATAGTAATCGTGTTCATAGTAGCGGCGATCATAACACCACCAGACGTGCTTTCTCAGATGATGATCGCACTTCCGATGCTTCTGTTCTATGAAGTTGGCTTACTTACCGCCAGAAGTGCAATCAAATAG
- a CDS encoding TIGR00295 family protein produces MNTKSTIDLLREVNCPQSVIDHCIAVAELASKMAEHCDADKEIVLIGALLHDIGYARSNGIKHALVGAEIARELSLDGRIVDIIERHIGAGIPSDEADALGLPKKDYMPKRLEEKIVAHADNLIQHTTQITIDEAISVLQRKLGKDHPAIERVKRLHAELEEICGLRDLLASDN; encoded by the coding sequence ATGAATACAAAAAGCACAATTGATCTGTTGAGGGAGGTAAACTGCCCCCAAAGCGTGATTGATCACTGTATCGCAGTCGCGGAACTTGCGAGCAAGATGGCGGAACATTGCGATGCAGATAAAGAGATCGTACTCATTGGTGCTTTACTTCATGACATTGGATACGCCAGATCGAATGGCATCAAGCATGCATTGGTTGGCGCTGAGATCGCAAGGGAGTTGAGTCTTGATGGCCGCATCGTAGACATAATTGAACGCCACATTGGGGCAGGAATACCAAGTGATGAAGCAGATGCACTGGGCTTACCCAAAAAAGATTATATGCCAAAAAGGCTTGAGGAAAAGATTGTTGCACATGCAGACAATCTGATTCAACATACAACACAAATCACGATCGATGAGGCTATCTCAGTTTTGCAGCGCAAATTAGGAAAAGATCATCCAGCCATTGAAAGAGTGAAGCGACTTCATGCCGAGTTGGAAGAGATATGTGGATTAAGAGACCTATTGGCAAGTGATAATTAG
- a CDS encoding tRNA (cytidine(56)-2'-O)-methyltransferase, whose translation MKKIVILRLGHRINRDQRMTTHVALTARALGADGMLLASSDKSIEQKISDVTKRWGGEFYVQSDVKWRTEIKKWKEGGGKVCHLTMYGINLGEEIDAIRDAENLMVIVGAEKVPAEVFNMADWNIAITNQPHSEVAALAIFMDHLQKGEELRKEFKGGRLQIVARRVGKEVKGIKNLKTL comes from the coding sequence ATGAAAAAAATAGTGATCCTCCGACTAGGGCACAGAATAAATCGAGACCAACGGATGACCACACATGTTGCCCTAACTGCAAGAGCGCTTGGCGCTGATGGAATGCTGCTCGCTTCCAGCGACAAATCAATAGAGCAAAAAATAAGCGATGTAACCAAGCGATGGGGAGGAGAGTTCTATGTTCAAAGTGACGTAAAATGGAGAACAGAAATCAAAAAATGGAAAGAAGGCGGTGGGAAGGTTTGTCACTTGACCATGTATGGTATTAACTTAGGGGAGGAGATCGATGCCATTCGCGATGCAGAAAATCTCATGGTTATCGTTGGGGCGGAGAAAGTTCCAGCCGAGGTTTTTAACATGGCAGACTGGAATATCGCAATAACCAATCAACCACACTCGGAGGTGGCTGCCTTGGCGATTTTCATGGATCACCTGCAGAAAGGGGAAGAGCTCAGAAAAGAGTTTAAAGGCGGAAGGCTCCAAATCGTAGCAAGAAGAGTGGGCAAAGAGGTCAAGGGAATCAAAAATTTAAAGACTCTGTAA